One Anguilla rostrata isolate EN2019 chromosome 15, ASM1855537v3, whole genome shotgun sequence genomic window carries:
- the zrsr2 gene encoding U2 small nuclear ribonucleoprotein auxiliary factor 35 kDa subunit-related protein 2 has translation MANAVALGGSAMLKREQRGQKQRRAAFKKERRKRKRQALAKLRDSEVQEDESREVSDNDADDDEDEERKAEEERQRLHQQWLRREEVAQEEFRLKTEREEAARKKREEEEKRIKEEWEEQQQKEKEERERKQQEKMDREEAVQKMLDQAESQLESTGPWKNPEAPVDYGTEKDRANCPFFLKTGACRFGDRCSRVHVRPASSTTLMVKGMFVTFSMEQSQRDDYDTDASLEYSEDDVHQHFLEFYQDVLPEFRNVGKVVQFKVSCNFEPHLRGNVYVQYETEEQCREAFIAFNGRWYAGRQLQCEFSPVTRWKTAICGLFDRNKCPKGKHCNFLHVYRNPTREFWEADRDLNSSPNGAITGSYSERFSERRDWSSRHHNYSPERNGGRRWRGSFRGRRSRSRERRRSQSWEGRSRREERRSRSRDRRSRSREGRSRREERRSQSREGRSQREERRSRSREGRSRREGRRSRSRDRRSQSREGRSRREERRSRSREGRSHSRDRESRGPQQSGRSSARGKRSGREHRSPSRSKDRDGTDRSPSRQSPEGEKRRRSRTGSPKAVDGEDKKPSEGSPAPRRHKRPKKSSKKKKSKKKKRGKNRSVSPSGGSSRGSEGEGAVSRPLSPPGEENTETPQASASPAETDLLQQGGEGAELQEAETDAEQNAERNTSPSPPASLLDAVLS, from the exons ATGGCGAATGCCGTAGCGCTTGGAGGAAGCGCAATGCTGAAACGTGAACAACGCGG tcAAAAGCAACGGCGTGCCGCcttcaagaaagaaagaaggaaacgAAAACGTCAAGCCCTCGCAAAACTCAGAGACTCAG AAGTACAAGAGGATGAGTCAAGAGAGGTATCAGataatgatgctgatgatgatgaagatgaggagaGGAAGGCTGAAGAAGAAAG ACAAAGACTTCACCAGCAGTGGCTGCGGAGGGAGGAGGTCGCTCAGGAGGAATTCAGGCTGaaaacggagagagaggaggcagccAGGAAGaaacgggaggaggaggag AAGAGAATAAAGGAGGAATGGGAGGAACAGCAGcaaaaagagaaggaagagagggaacgGAAGCAGCAGGAGAAGATGGACAGAGAG GAGGCAGTACAGAAAATGTTGGACCAAGCTGAAAGCCAG CTTGAGAGTACAGGTCCGTGGAAAAACCCTGAGGCCCCAGTGGATTATGGGACAGAGAAGGACAGGGCCAACTGCCCTTTCTTCCTCAAAACTGGAGCCTGCAGGTTTGGAGACAG gtgttcCCGCGTTCACGTGCGCCCCGCCTCCAGCACCACGCTGATGGTCAAGGGCATGTTCGTGACCTTCAGCATGGAGCAGAGCCAGCGGGACGACTACGACACCGACGCCAGCCTGGAGTACAGCGAGGACGACGTGCACCAGCACTTCCTGGAGTTCTACCAGGACGTGCTTCCCGAATTCAGGAACGTCGGGAAGGTGGTGCAGTTCAAG GTGAGCTGCAACTTCGAGCCTCACCTGAGGGGAAACGTGTACGTCCAGTATGAAAC gGAGGAGCAGTGCAGGGAAGCCTTCATCGCGTTTAACGGACGATGGTACGCAGGAAGACAGCTGCAGTGCGAGTTCTCGCCCGTCACAAGATGGAAGACCGCTATATGTG GGCTGTTTGACAGGAACAAGTGTCCTAAAGGGAAGCACTGTAATTTCCTACATGTGTACAGGAACCCCACCCGGGAATTCTGGGAGGCAGACAGGGATCTGAACTCATCTCCTAACGGTGCAATCACTGGGTCGTATTCCGAGCGTTTCTCAGAACGGAGAGATTGGTCTAGCAGGCACCATAACTACAGTCCCGAGAGGAATGGGGGTAGGAGGTGGAGGGGCAGTTTCCGAGGGAGGCGGAGTCgcagcagggagaggaggcggagtcaaagctgggaggggaggagtcgcagggaggagaggcggagTCGAAGTAGGGACAGGAGAAGTCgaagcagggaggggaggagtcgcagggaggagaggcggagTCAAAGCAGGGAGGGTAGGAgtcagagggaggagaggaggagtcgaagcagggaggggaggagtcgCAGAGAGGGGAGGCGGAGTCGAAGTAGGGACAGGCGGAGTCAAAGCAGGGAGGGTAGGAGtcggagggaggagaggaggagtcgaagcagggaggggcggagccacagcagagacagagagtccCGGGGGCCGCAGCAGTCGGGGAGAAGCAGTGCCCGAGGGAAGAGGTCAGGGCGTGAGCATCGGTCCCCGTCCCGGAGTAAGGACAGAGACGGGACGGACAGATCACCCAGCCGGCAGAGTCCTGAAGGAGAAAAGAGACGGAGGAGTCGAACCGGCAGCCCCAAGGCCGTGGACGGAGAGGACAAAAAGCCCTCGGAGGGCAGTCCCGCTCCGCGCCGCCACAAACGCCCCAAAAAGAGcagcaaaaagaagaagagcaagaagaagaagaggggaaaGAACAGGAGCGTCTCGCCCAGCGGCGGCTCGAGCAGGGGctctgagggagagggagcagtgagccggcccctctctcctcccggCGAGGAGAACACCGAGACGCCCCAGGCCA